In Lacinutrix sp. Bg11-31, the DNA window CCATTAGATGTTAGGGCAGTTACCATTGCGTTTAAAGCAAAATCAAAAGTTGTTGTTGGTGTAATTGGATTTGTACCATCACCACCAGTAGTAGCGTAACCTAAAACATCGTTACCACCAATTTCACTTAATGTAAAGAATGATGGGTTTTGAGTTACTGCTAATTCAACCATTGACGCGTTTGGCGTCGCTCCTGTTAAACGTACAGCATAAGGGTTTGCTAATCCAGCAGAAAGGTTTGCTAAATTACCATATCCAGGAGCAATTAAATGAAAACTTTTTGCACCAGGTACTCCAAAATTATTAAAAGGACCGGTTGGAGGTGTTAATAAATCTGTTCCAACAGTTACGGGTCCTATAAGAGATTCTAATGGTACTGGTCCAGCACCTCCAAAGACTAGTCTTGGGTTTTGAATTCTATTTCCTCCAACGGCTAAACCACCAAAGTTATCTGCAGTTAAAGGTTGTGTAAATGTTCCACCTCCAGCATTTTCAAATTGTTTTGCTATTGTATTTGGAAAAGAATCTTCTTGACCTGCTATAAATAATCCACCATCTGTAAATCCAGCAGTAAAAGAGGCACCTACAGCGATATAATTTGAAAAATCTGCTGATCCGGCATTTAATGCAGGAAGTGTAACTGCTTCCATTGGTGGCTGATCTAAAAATTCTTCAAAATCTTCCTCATCGTTACATGCTGTAAAACTTATAGCTAAAGCAACAAGTCCTATATATTTTAAGTTTTTAAATGTCTTCATTATTATAAGTTGTTAATTGTTAATGATGCGTAATACATAGATCCTATAAATCCAGTTCCAAATGCTGTAAAGTATTCATTACCTGTAAGGTTTGTAGCACCTACTTTAATTATAGATTTTAAACTTGGTACTTTATAGTTTATTTGTGCATCTACTGTATGAAATTCTGGTACAATACCATTTCCAAATGTTGCTTCCCAGAAATAATCATCACTAAATCTGTAAGCTATGTTAAAGCCAAAGTTTTTAAATACTTCTGTATGACCAAAAGAGGCTTTAAATTTGTGTTCTGGTGTATTGAAACTCGTCATGAAATCTGGATTAGCTTCTTGATCGAAATCTTGTTTTGTAAATGTGTAACTTCCACTTAAATCAAAACCATCAAATACTTTTGTAGATAAACCAAGAGAAGCTCCATAAGAGTTTACATCTACATCAGAATTTGTGTAAGTACTATAAGCTTGGTAATCACCATTAGCAATAGCTGCTATGGATAGTCCATTATCACCAACAGTTCCGTAGTAAGGAGCTATTACAACTTCTTGAGAAATAAAATCTTGGTATTTATTATAGTAAGTGCTAAAATCTACAATTAACTTATCGAATTTTCCTCTATAACCAACTTCTATAGAAGTTACTTGTTCTGGCTTAATAATGTCTGGATTAGCTACTTTTAATAATGCAGGATTCCCAGCAGCAGCAAATGCTGTTACAGAAGTAGCAGAATAAGAGTTGTTATATGCGGCTGCACCAGTTTGTGTAATAGTAGGGTCTTGACCATAATCATCTTGTCCTACTTGACTTACACCAAAAGTTCTTACATATCTATTTAAGTTATTTGGAGCAGAACCAACTAAAATTGCTCTACCAGCATCTAAACCGATAAATAAATCTTGAGTTGTTGGGTTTCTAAAACCAGATTGAACTGACGCTCTAATGTTATGATCTCTATTAAGTGTTAAACCTGCTGATATTCTTGGAGAAACAAAACCATCGAAAAACTCAGATTTGTCATAACGTGCAGATCCTGTTAATTTTAATTTCATGTCTTCACCAATTTCTAAATCTTTTTGAATTTGTGTATAAATACCATATTCTGAATATTCAATAGGTCCATCTGTATCAGTATAAATACTTCCATCAGAATTTAAGTTATATTTTCTGTAAGACCCACCAACTTGAATATCTGCTAGATCTGTTAAGTGACTAAAGTTATAATTTGCATCACTATGGAAATATTTTGAAGCATCTTGAAACTTAGAACCTGTAGCTAAGTTTGGATCATTTTTGACTCTATTAAAAGTCGAATTAAATTCTGTTGATCCAGGTAAAAAACGCCCTGTGTCTGCTACTGCTCTAGACGCATCATGCTTTTGTTGATCTGTTAGACCTTGAGGATTTCCTGATAATTCTATACCTGCATAAGTACCTATATATTCTTGAAACCATTGTGAGTCACTTTTCCAAGCTCTGTTAATGTTAATTCCAGAAAACACCATATCATAAGATTTACCTGCTTTATCTGCTACTTCGTAAGCTCTTACAAAGAAGTTATCATTTTTAACTTCTAATTTGTGTTGTTGTTGGAAGAACCCATCAATGTTATATCTGTTAGTACCTTGATAAATTGTAGTACCTGTACCAACTTTACCTACATAAGATATTTCTAGGCTATTATCTTCTATTGGTCTAAAGTATAATCCCCAATCTGCTTTAATACTTTCAGCATTATAATTTGTTAAATCACGTTCATTATAACCAGTTCTACTAACAACAACATCTGGAATAACACCAAGTCCCGAAGCAGCTCTAATATTGGTAGAAACTTCATCACCATAAACATTAATACCATCATAGTTTGTATTTGCTCGTGTTCTAGTTGGGTCAATTTTATCTATTTCGCTAGTTGCTTGCCAATCTGTACCTTTTAAGTATCCAAAATTTACTTTAACAGCAAATTTATCTGAAAATTTGTGAGCCATACTTAAGCCAACATCAGTATAAGGGTTATCTCCTGCAGCTTCCTGAGAAGTAATACCTCTTTTAAGTGAAACACTAATACCTTGGTGATCGAATGGGTTTTTACTTCTCATAAATAAAATACCATTAAAAGCGTTCGCTCCATATAAAGCAGAAGATGCTCCAGGTAGTAATTCTACACTCTGTACATCTGTCTCAACCATACCAACTAAGTTTCCAATTGGGAAATTTAAAGCAGGAGTAGAGTTATCCATTCCGT includes these proteins:
- a CDS encoding G-D-S-L family lipolytic protein, which gives rise to MKTFKNLKYIGLVALAISFTACNDEEDFEEFLDQPPMEAVTLPALNAGSADFSNYIAVGASFTAGFTDGGLFIAGQEDSFPNTIAKQFENAGGGTFTQPLTADNFGGLAVGGNRIQNPRLVFGGAGPVPLESLIGPVTVGTDLLTPPTGPFNNFGVPGAKSFHLIAPGYGNLANLSAGLANPYAVRLTGATPNASMVELAVTQNPSFFTLSEIGGNDVLGYATTGGDGTNPITPTTTFDFALNAMVTALTSNGAKGAIGNVPNITSLSHFTTIPYNPVPLDAATAAALNQGYATYNGGLQFAMTNGLLTQEQVDKRTITFSESANNALVLIDENLTNLSGFGIPSFRQATEADLFVLPLSSLIPQGYGTQIQLEDKWVLTPEEQLEISTATTAYNNSIAAIASANGLALVDLNTILNQAASTGVQFDDYNMNTSLVTGGLVSLDGIHLTARGSAIMANSFLDAIDTTYGSNFRASGNVAKAEDFGVTYSPLLQ
- a CDS encoding TonB-dependent receptor domain-containing protein; this translates as MRTILSIVLLFCCTLIFAQTTITGTVMDNNGLPIPGANIIVTGTSSGNATDFDGKFTLSTDSNPPFSVQASSVGFSTETIDVTSKKQTLSFVLQEGSILDEVVLSASRTPERIFESPVTVERFGIKEIKNTASADFYGGLENLKGVDVNTNSLTFKSVNTRGFATFANTRFMQLVDGMDNSTPALNFPIGNLVGMVETDVQSVELLPGASSALYGANAFNGILFMRSKNPFDHQGISVSLKRGITSQEAAGDNPYTDVGLSMAHKFSDKFAVKVNFGYLKGTDWQATSEIDKIDPTRTRANTNYDGINVYGDEVSTNIRAASGLGVIPDVVVSRTGYNERDLTNYNAESIKADWGLYFRPIEDNSLEISYVGKVGTGTTIYQGTNRYNIDGFFQQQHKLEVKNDNFFVRAYEVADKAGKSYDMVFSGININRAWKSDSQWFQEYIGTYAGIELSGNPQGLTDQQKHDASRAVADTGRFLPGSTEFNSTFNRVKNDPNLATGSKFQDASKYFHSDANYNFSHLTDLADIQVGGSYRKYNLNSDGSIYTDTDGPIEYSEYGIYTQIQKDLEIGEDMKLKLTGSARYDKSEFFDGFVSPRISAGLTLNRDHNIRASVQSGFRNPTTQDLFIGLDAGRAILVGSAPNNLNRYVRTFGVSQVGQDDYGQDPTITQTGAAAYNNSYSATSVTAFAAAGNPALLKVANPDIIKPEQVTSIEVGYRGKFDKLIVDFSTYYNKYQDFISQEVVIAPYYGTVGDNGLSIAAIANGDYQAYSTYTNSDVDVNSYGASLGLSTKVFDGFDLSGSYTFTKQDFDQEANPDFMTSFNTPEHKFKASFGHTEVFKNFGFNIAYRFSDDYFWEATFGNGIVPEFHTVDAQINYKVPSLKSIIKVGATNLTGNEYFTAFGTGFIGSMYYASLTINNL